The following proteins come from a genomic window of Alosa sapidissima isolate fAloSap1 chromosome 20, fAloSap1.pri, whole genome shotgun sequence:
- the slc36a1 gene encoding proton-coupled amino acid transporter 1 isoform X2, translating into MASDITYHDGPVFSRIDDSPAEEEPPSQPATPSNEYERIGGRTGSSFFQTLIHLLKGNIGTGLLGLPLAVKNAGLVLGPLSLLVMGIVAIHCMSLLVKCSHHLSVKLGKPFLTYGDAVEYGMENVSWLRRHSVWGRHLVNVFLIITQLGFCCVYFVFLSDNVKQVVEVANGTTWNCHTNETAVIVASMDSRLYMLCFLPFIILLVFTRNLNFLAPFSSLANLVMAASLVLIYYHSITNISLPIDLPLVGRAKDYPLFFGTAIFAFEGIGVVLPLENKMQKPQNFTMVLYMGMAIVTFLYISLGTVGYLCFGENIGGSITLNLPNCWMYQIVKLLYCFGIYITYALQFYVPAEILIPHAVSRVSGRLELLVDLSIRVALVTFT; encoded by the exons ATGGCCTCTGACATCACCTATCACGATG GTCCAGTGTTCTCCCGGATCGACGACAGTCCCGCGGAGGAAGAGCCGCCGTCGCAACCGGCGACCCCGTCCAATGAGTATGAGCGCATCGGTGGAAGAACAGGCTCCTC TTTTTTCCAGACCCTGATCCATTTATTAAAAGGAAACATTGGCACTGGGCTGCTGGGCTTGCCTCTGGCTGTGAAGAATGCTGGCCTTGTG CTGGGCCCTCTCAGCCTTTTGGTCATGGGGATCGTGGCCATACACTGCATGAGCCTGCTGGTCAAGTGTTCTCATCATCTGAGTGTCAA GCTGGGCAAGCCTTTTCTTACTTACGGGGATGCAGTGGAGTATGGCATGGAGAACGTCTCTTGGCTGAGGAGGCACTCCGTTTGGGGAAG gCATCTAGTGAATGTGTTCCTGATCATAACTCAGTTGGGATTCTGCTGTGTCTACTTTGTGTTTCTCAGTGACAATGTCAAACAG GTGGTGGAGGTAGCAAATGGGACGACGTGGAACTGCCACACTAACGAGACTGCAGTGATCGTGGCGAGCATGGACTCTCGCCTCTACATGCTCTGCTTCCTGCCCTTCATCATCCTGCTGGTGTTCACACGCAACCTCAATTTCTTAGCACCCTTCTCCTCGCTGGCCAACCTGGTCATGGCTGCCAGCCTGGTGCTCATCTACTATCACTCCATCACG AATATTTCACTCCCCATTGACCTGCCGTTGGTGGGACGTGCAAAGGACTACCCTCTCTTCTTTGGGACAGCTATTTTTGCCTTTGAGGGGATTGGAGTG GTTCTACCACTCGAAAATAAGATGCAGAAGCCACAGAACTTCACCATGGTTCTGTACATGGGCATGGCCATAGTCACGTTCCTTTACATCAGTCTCGGCACCGTGGGCTACTTGTGCTTCGGGGAGAACATCGGTGGGAGTATTACCCTCAATCTGCCCAACTGCTG GATGTACCAGATAGTGAAGCTGCTCTACTGCTTTGGGATCTACATCACGTACGCCCTCCAGTTCTACGTCCCGGCCGAGATCCTGATCCCTCATGCGGTGTCGCGTGTGTCCGGTCGCCTGGAGCTGCTGGTGGACCTCAGCATCCGTGTGGCACTCGTCACCTTCACAT AG
- the atox1 gene encoding copper transport protein ATOX1 gives MTKHEFSVDMTCEGCSGAVTRVLTKLDVKFDIDLPNKKVFIESDKDTDVLLETLKKTGKAVTYIGPK, from the exons ATGACG AAGCACGAGTTTTCTGTCGATATGACCTGTGAGGGCTGTTCTGGAGCCGTCACACGTGTTCTCACTAAACTGG ATGTCAAGTTTGATATAGATCTCCCCAACAAGAAGGTGTTCATCGAATCTGACAAGGACACAGACGTCCTTCTGGAAACACTGAAGAAGACTGGGAAAGCGGTTACCTACATCGGCCCAAAATAA